The Achromobacter pestifer genome includes a region encoding these proteins:
- a CDS encoding aldo/keto reductase gives MIKRALGRSGLQIPPLTFGGNVFGWTVDEAGTYSLLDALVDAGLNFIDTADVYSRWVPGNQGGESETLIGKWLKRSGKRDHVLIATKVGMEMGPDAKGLAPAYIRRSLEASLARLQTDHIDLYQSHQDDPDTPLTDTLAEYAKHIESGKVRAIGASNYTAVRLSEALIASERHSLPRYESIQPEYNLYRREPFESGLQSLVKTQQMGTINYYALASGFLSGKYRSPADAGKSPRGRKIVDTYLNDRGYRILKALDEVAEDAGCTPAQAALAWQIAQPGITSPIVSATSLEQLEELVKAASLTLTRDQLAKLSQASEWR, from the coding sequence ATGATCAAACGCGCATTGGGCCGTTCCGGCCTGCAGATCCCCCCGCTCACCTTCGGCGGCAACGTCTTCGGCTGGACCGTGGACGAAGCCGGCACGTATTCGCTGCTGGACGCGCTGGTGGACGCCGGCCTGAACTTCATCGACACGGCGGACGTGTATTCCCGCTGGGTTCCGGGCAACCAGGGCGGCGAATCCGAAACCCTGATCGGCAAATGGCTCAAGCGTTCGGGCAAGCGCGACCACGTGCTGATCGCCACCAAGGTCGGCATGGAGATGGGGCCCGACGCCAAGGGCCTGGCGCCCGCCTACATCCGCCGTTCGCTGGAAGCCTCGCTGGCCCGGCTGCAAACGGACCACATCGACCTGTACCAGTCGCACCAGGACGATCCCGATACGCCGCTGACCGACACCCTGGCCGAATATGCCAAGCACATCGAGTCCGGCAAGGTGCGCGCCATCGGCGCATCCAACTACACCGCGGTGCGGCTGTCGGAAGCGCTGATCGCGAGCGAACGCCACAGCCTGCCGCGCTACGAGAGCATTCAGCCCGAGTACAACCTGTACCGCCGCGAACCCTTCGAGTCCGGGCTGCAAAGCCTGGTGAAGACGCAGCAGATGGGAACGATCAACTATTACGCGCTGGCCAGCGGCTTCCTCAGCGGCAAATACCGCAGCCCCGCGGATGCAGGCAAGAGCCCGCGCGGCCGCAAGATCGTCGATACCTATCTCAACGACCGCGGCTACCGCATCCTGAAGGCCCTGGACGAAGTGGCCGAGGACGCCGGCTGCACGCCGGCGCAGGCCGCCCTGGCCTGGCAGATCGCGCAGCCCGGCATCACCTCGCCCATCGTCAGCGCGACCTCGCTGGAGCAGCTGGAAGAACTGGTCAAGGCGGCCAGCCTGACGCTGACGCGCGATCAGTTGGCCAAGCTGAGCCAGGCGAGTGAATGGCGCTAG
- a CDS encoding ABC transporter substrate-binding protein, with translation MLIGKKHFLTVGAMALAMAIAAPVAAQQKSVAVTAIVEHPALDAVRDGVQDALKQAGYEPGKNLKWQYQSAQGNNGTAAQIARKFVGDKPDAIVAIATPSAQAVVAATKDVPVVYSAVTDPVAAQLVASMDASGTNVTGVSDLLALDKQVELIKKIVPNAKRVGIVYNPGEANSVVVVKKLQEILPKSGMSLVEAAAPRSVDVASAARSLIGKVDVIYTNTDNNVVSAYESLVKVGNDAKIPLIASDTDSVKRGGIAALGINYRDLGVQTGKVVVRILKGEKPGAIPSETISKLELYVNPGAAAKQGVTLSDAIIKSAAVVVK, from the coding sequence ATGCTGATCGGAAAAAAACATTTTCTGACGGTTGGCGCCATGGCGCTGGCGATGGCTATCGCCGCGCCGGTGGCGGCGCAGCAGAAGTCGGTGGCGGTGACCGCCATCGTCGAGCATCCGGCGCTGGACGCCGTGCGTGACGGGGTGCAGGACGCCCTCAAGCAAGCCGGCTACGAGCCGGGCAAGAACCTGAAGTGGCAATACCAGAGCGCCCAGGGCAACAACGGCACCGCCGCCCAGATCGCGCGCAAGTTCGTCGGCGACAAGCCCGACGCCATCGTCGCGATCGCCACGCCTTCGGCCCAGGCCGTCGTCGCGGCCACCAAGGACGTGCCGGTGGTGTATTCCGCCGTGACCGATCCGGTCGCCGCCCAGCTGGTCGCCAGCATGGACGCCTCGGGCACCAACGTGACCGGCGTGTCGGATCTGCTGGCCCTGGACAAGCAGGTCGAGCTGATCAAGAAAATCGTCCCCAACGCCAAGCGCGTGGGCATTGTCTACAACCCGGGCGAAGCCAACTCGGTCGTGGTCGTGAAGAAGCTGCAGGAAATCCTGCCGAAGTCGGGCATGAGCCTGGTCGAAGCGGCCGCGCCGCGCTCGGTGGACGTGGCGTCCGCGGCCCGCAGCCTGATCGGCAAGGTCGACGTCATCTATACCAACACCGACAACAACGTCGTGTCGGCCTACGAGTCGCTGGTCAAGGTCGGCAACGACGCCAAGATCCCGCTGATCGCGTCCGACACCGACAGCGTCAAGCGCGGCGGCATTGCCGCCCTGGGCATCAACTACCGCGACCTGGGCGTGCAGACGGGCAAGGTGGTGGTGCGCATCCTCAAGGGCGAGAAGCCCGGCGCCATTCCCTCGGAAACGATTTCCAAGCTCGAGCTCTACGTGAATCCGGGCGCCGCCGCCAAGCAGGGCGTGACCCTGTCCGACGCGATCATCAAGTCGGCCGCGGTGGTTGTGAAGTAA
- a CDS encoding ABC transporter permease: protein MSLFSLLGALEIGLIFSLVALGVYISFRLLRFPDLTVDGSFPLGGAVCATLIASGTDPFLATAIATIAGAAAGLVTGWLNVKLKIMDLLASILMMIALYSVNLRIMGKPNVPLITESTVFTILQPQWLSDYVARPLILIVIVILAKLALDWFFATQTGLAVRATGSNGRMARAQGVNTGRMILGGMALSNALVALAGALFAQTQGGSDISMGIGTIVIGLAAVIVGESILPSRKLVLATLAVIIGAIVYRFFIALALNSDFIGLKAQDLNLVTAVLVTFALVIPMLKRRLLGKKGS, encoded by the coding sequence ATGTCATTGTTCTCGTTGTTGGGCGCGTTGGAGATCGGCCTGATCTTCAGCCTGGTGGCTCTGGGCGTGTATATCTCGTTCCGCCTGCTGCGCTTCCCGGACCTGACCGTTGACGGCAGCTTCCCGTTGGGCGGCGCGGTCTGTGCCACGCTGATCGCCTCGGGCACCGATCCGTTCCTGGCCACGGCCATCGCCACGATCGCGGGCGCGGCGGCCGGACTGGTCACCGGCTGGCTGAACGTCAAGCTCAAGATCATGGACCTGCTGGCCAGCATCCTGATGATGATCGCGCTGTACTCGGTCAACTTGCGCATCATGGGCAAGCCCAATGTCCCGCTGATCACCGAATCCACCGTATTCACCATCCTGCAGCCGCAATGGCTGTCGGACTACGTCGCCCGTCCGCTGATCCTGATCGTGATCGTGATCCTGGCGAAGCTGGCGCTGGACTGGTTCTTCGCCACGCAGACCGGCCTGGCCGTGCGCGCCACCGGCTCCAACGGCCGCATGGCCCGCGCACAGGGCGTCAACACCGGGCGCATGATCCTGGGCGGCATGGCGCTGTCCAACGCGCTGGTCGCGCTGGCGGGCGCACTGTTCGCCCAGACCCAGGGCGGTTCGGACATTTCCATGGGCATCGGCACCATCGTGATCGGCCTGGCTGCCGTGATCGTGGGCGAGAGCATCCTGCCGTCGCGCAAGCTGGTGCTGGCCACGCTGGCCGTCATCATCGGCGCCATCGTCTACCGCTTCTTCATCGCCTTGGCGCTGAACAGCGATTTCATCGGCCTGAAGGCGCAAGACCTGAACCTCGTCACCGCGGTGCTGGTCACGTTCGCCCTGGTCATTCCCATGCTCAAACGCCGGCTCCTCGGCAAGAAGGGGAGCTGA
- a CDS encoding ABC transporter ATP-binding protein translates to MLSAKDLKITFNAGTPIETRALRGLSLEIPSGQFVTVIGSNGAGKSTFLNAVSGDLPVDSGRIDINGVDVTRQPVWARAARVARVFQDPMAGTCEDLTIEENMALAQMRGARRGYSRAVKASMKEGFRERLATLGLGLENRLSDRIGLLSGGQRQAVSLLMAALQPSRILLLDEHTAALDPRTADFVLQLTTRIVAESQLTTMMVTHSMRQALDVGDRTVMLHQGQVVLDVSGEERRGMDVPDLLAMFERVRGEKISDDALLLG, encoded by the coding sequence ATGTTGTCCGCAAAAGACCTCAAGATCACGTTCAACGCGGGTACGCCCATCGAGACGCGTGCCTTGCGCGGCCTGTCGCTGGAGATACCCTCGGGCCAGTTCGTGACCGTCATCGGCTCCAATGGCGCCGGCAAGTCCACCTTCCTGAATGCAGTCTCCGGCGACCTGCCGGTCGATTCCGGCCGCATCGACATCAACGGCGTCGACGTTACCCGCCAGCCCGTCTGGGCGCGCGCCGCCCGCGTGGCCCGCGTGTTCCAGGACCCCATGGCCGGCACCTGCGAAGACCTGACCATCGAAGAAAACATGGCGCTGGCGCAGATGCGCGGCGCGCGCCGCGGCTACAGCCGCGCGGTCAAGGCCTCCATGAAGGAAGGCTTCCGCGAGCGCCTGGCCACGCTGGGCCTGGGGCTGGAAAACCGCCTGAGCGACCGCATCGGCCTGTTGTCGGGCGGCCAGCGCCAGGCGGTCAGCCTGTTGATGGCGGCCTTGCAGCCCTCGCGCATCCTGCTGCTGGATGAGCACACCGCGGCGCTGGATCCGCGCACGGCGGACTTCGTGCTGCAACTGACCACGCGCATCGTCGCTGAAAGCCAGCTCACCACGATGATGGTGACGCATAGCATGCGCCAGGCGCTGGACGTGGGCGACCGCACGGTCATGCTGCATCAGGGCCAGGTAGTGCTGGATGTGTCGGGCGAAGAGCGCCGCGGCATGGACGTGCCGGACCTGCTGGCCATGTTCGAGCGCGTGCGCGGCGAGAAGATCTCGGACGACGCCCTGCTGCTGGGGTAG
- a CDS encoding NAD(P)/FAD-dependent oxidoreductase, with translation MGKQVVVLGAGIVGVCCALELQRRGLSVTLVDRQEPGLETSLGNAGVIARSSLMPFNHPGLWAQLPRLLKNDTVQFRYKLNYLARNLGWAARFLLSARPAVFRQTVEALDSLIRLSAPEHLRLLNESGAAHRLRDTGWIFLYRSEQGWNSGELSRRTFAQYQVPTQVLQPAELAEIEPALAPIFRRALWIQGSYSVDDPHEVVAAYAALFRRAGGAFRRLTASAIRREGQGWIVQGAQGSESVAADRLVVALGPWSKRLLKTADIDLPMAFERGYHMHYNGVDGASLTRPVYDTGGGYVLSPMARGLRLTTGVELDACEAPARPLQLDLAEARAREAFPLDRRLDPAAWLGRRPTLPDSRPMIGEAPRHPGLWLALGHQHIGFSTAPGTARILGELMCDGGAASRHEAFRPGRFI, from the coding sequence ATGGGAAAGCAAGTCGTTGTCCTAGGCGCGGGTATCGTGGGCGTCTGCTGCGCCCTGGAACTGCAGCGCCGCGGCCTGTCCGTCACGCTGGTCGACCGGCAGGAGCCGGGTCTGGAAACCTCGCTGGGCAACGCGGGCGTGATCGCGCGCAGTTCGTTGATGCCGTTCAACCACCCTGGCTTGTGGGCGCAGTTGCCCCGCCTGCTGAAGAACGACACCGTGCAGTTCCGCTACAAGCTGAACTACCTGGCGCGGAACCTGGGCTGGGCCGCGCGCTTCCTGTTGAGCGCCCGGCCGGCGGTGTTCAGGCAGACCGTGGAGGCGCTGGACAGCCTGATCCGGCTCTCGGCGCCCGAGCATCTGCGGCTGCTGAACGAATCGGGCGCGGCGCACCGGCTGCGCGATACCGGCTGGATATTCCTGTACCGCTCGGAACAAGGCTGGAACAGCGGCGAACTGTCGCGCCGGACGTTTGCGCAATACCAGGTGCCGACCCAGGTTTTGCAGCCTGCGGAACTCGCGGAAATCGAACCCGCTCTCGCGCCGATCTTCCGCCGCGCCCTGTGGATCCAGGGTTCATATTCCGTCGATGACCCGCACGAAGTGGTCGCGGCCTACGCCGCCCTGTTCCGCCGCGCGGGCGGCGCTTTCCGGCGCCTGACCGCCAGCGCCATCCGCCGCGAGGGCCAGGGCTGGATCGTGCAAGGCGCGCAAGGATCCGAATCCGTGGCGGCGGATCGATTGGTGGTGGCGCTGGGTCCCTGGTCGAAGCGCCTGCTGAAGACGGCGGACATAGACCTGCCCATGGCGTTCGAGCGCGGCTACCACATGCATTACAACGGCGTGGACGGCGCCAGCCTGACGCGTCCGGTCTACGACACCGGCGGCGGCTATGTGCTGTCGCCCATGGCGCGCGGGCTGCGCCTGACCACGGGCGTGGAACTGGACGCCTGCGAGGCTCCCGCCCGGCCGCTGCAGCTGGACCTGGCGGAAGCGCGGGCCCGGGAAGCGTTTCCGCTGGACCGGCGGCTGGATCCCGCGGCTTGGCTGGGACGGCGTCCGACGCTGCCCGACAGCCGGCCGATGATAGGCGAAGCGCCGCGCCATCCTGGTCTGTGGCTGGCGCTGGGGCATCAGCACATCGGTTTCAGCACCGCGCCCGGCACCGCCAGGATACTGGGCGAACTGATGTGCGACGGCGGCGCGGCCTCGCGCCACGAGGCATTCCGGCCAGGCCGGTTCATCTAG
- a CDS encoding FAD-dependent oxidoreductase, with translation MRRRSFLLGAATAAIAGSAGYYRARIVETTPEIHYPGMQAGHALRDGAAWPQPSASHKRDVVILGSGVAGLSCAWKLAREGHTDFLVVQGPEPEGNAAAGLRDGLDYPLGAHYLPLPSLASTHVREMLADFGIIERGASDARPYYDETALVHSPQERLLRGGHWEENLLPMSGLPEADLAQHRKFLALIDRLHTQTGNDGRKVFCIPLAHSSQDPAWRALDAITFRQWLEREGYTSPALHWYLNYCCRDDYGARYDVVSAWAGLHYFASRDGHAANAGEGAVLTWPGGLSTLMQRMRDAITQKLGHAGWLAAGMAVRVQETPAGPLVTCLSSAAAYTVQARRAVCAMPLFVAQRILPDIRAYGYDPAAHAPPHAPWMVSNFVMEGYPAEAPGEPLSWDNVVYQGKALGYVVSTHQLLRVARTPRCVFTAYHALSEMKPDTARDWLTRASPEELRAEAASDLVAAYGQEFWRHARQLEITVRGHAMASPLCGYLSNPGLAALRDVDGPVLFAHADLSGYSVFEEASWWGVAAAGRIMGRKLSQS, from the coding sequence ATGCGGCGGCGCAGCTTCCTGTTGGGCGCAGCCACGGCGGCGATAGCCGGCAGCGCCGGGTACTACCGTGCGCGCATCGTCGAGACCACGCCGGAGATCCATTACCCGGGCATGCAGGCGGGCCACGCCTTGCGCGACGGGGCGGCCTGGCCGCAGCCCTCGGCCAGCCACAAGCGCGACGTCGTGATACTGGGCTCGGGCGTGGCGGGCCTGTCCTGCGCCTGGAAGCTGGCGCGCGAAGGGCACACGGATTTCCTGGTGGTGCAGGGGCCGGAACCCGAAGGCAATGCCGCCGCCGGCCTGCGCGACGGCCTGGACTACCCCTTGGGCGCGCACTACCTGCCGCTGCCCTCGCTGGCGTCCACCCACGTGCGCGAGATGCTGGCCGATTTCGGCATCATCGAACGCGGCGCGAGCGACGCCCGCCCCTACTACGACGAGACCGCGCTGGTCCATTCGCCCCAGGAACGCCTGCTGCGCGGCGGCCATTGGGAAGAAAACCTGCTGCCCATGAGCGGGCTGCCGGAAGCGGACCTGGCGCAGCACCGCAAGTTTCTTGCGCTGATCGATCGCCTGCACACGCAGACGGGCAACGATGGCCGCAAGGTCTTCTGCATCCCTCTCGCCCATTCGTCCCAGGATCCGGCTTGGCGCGCGCTGGATGCGATCACGTTCAGGCAATGGCTGGAACGCGAGGGCTATACCTCGCCCGCGCTGCATTGGTACCTGAACTACTGCTGCCGCGACGACTACGGCGCGCGGTACGACGTGGTCTCGGCCTGGGCCGGCCTGCACTACTTCGCCAGCCGCGACGGCCACGCCGCCAATGCGGGCGAAGGCGCCGTGCTGACCTGGCCCGGCGGCCTGTCGACGTTGATGCAGCGCATGCGCGACGCCATCACCCAAAAACTCGGCCATGCCGGCTGGCTGGCCGCCGGCATGGCAGTCCGGGTGCAAGAGACGCCTGCCGGTCCACTAGTCACGTGCCTGAGTTCGGCTGCCGCCTACACGGTGCAGGCCCGCCGCGCCGTGTGCGCGATGCCGTTGTTCGTGGCCCAGCGCATCCTGCCCGACATCCGCGCCTATGGCTACGATCCGGCGGCGCATGCGCCGCCGCACGCGCCGTGGATGGTGTCGAACTTCGTCATGGAAGGCTACCCCGCCGAAGCCCCGGGCGAACCGCTATCCTGGGACAACGTGGTCTATCAGGGCAAGGCGCTGGGCTACGTCGTCTCCACGCACCAGCTGCTGCGCGTGGCCCGCACGCCGCGCTGCGTCTTCACCGCCTACCACGCGCTCAGCGAAATGAAGCCCGACACCGCGCGCGACTGGCTGACCCGCGCCAGTCCAGAGGAACTGCGGGCCGAGGCCGCGTCCGACCTGGTCGCGGCCTACGGCCAGGAATTCTGGCGCCATGCGCGCCAGCTGGAAATCACGGTGCGCGGCCATGCCATGGCCTCGCCGCTATGCGGCTACCTGTCCAATCCGGGATTGGCCGCGCTGCGCGACGTGGACGGTCCGGTGCTGTTCGCGCACGCAGACCTTTCGGGCTATTCCGTGTTCGAGGAAGCCTCGTGGTGGGGCGTGGCCGCGGCGGGGCGGATCATGGGCCGGAAGCTGTCTCAATCCTGA
- a CDS encoding polyamine aminopropyltransferase, with protein MRDRVLILSVLIVASCGLGYELISSALASYLLGDSILQFSSVIGCYLFAMGIGSWLSKYVRDEDVLNRFIDVELLVALLGGVSAAVLFLVFSWMPAPFRAALYVGVFLIGLMVGMEIPLVMRVFNQRKTEFREIVSRVLTFDYLGALAVSLVFPLLLAPKLGLLRTSFLFGILNASVALWTTWLFRAEIPRPGEKAIRASVVIGFLGLGFIYSGTMTAWAEKGLYGDDVVHAETTQYQRLVVTRWHDDLRLYINGNLQFSSRDEHRYHEALVHPGLQALPWARNVLVLGGGDGLAVREILKYKHIEHVTLVDLDPAMTGLFSRSEPLVKLNQGSLKDPRVTVINDDAGRWLETHAEVYDYIVVDFPDPSNFGLGRLYSVPVYHLMARHLAENGYMVVQSTSPYFAPRSFWSVDATLKEAGLNTWPYHTYVPSFGDWGFILASKRRDYEPPATITVPTRYLDPVTTRELFHFPADMPALAMPPNRLNEQSLVRYFDEDWRKVIR; from the coding sequence ATGCGCGACCGCGTTCTCATCCTTTCAGTATTGATCGTCGCTTCCTGCGGTTTGGGCTATGAGCTCATCAGCAGCGCGCTGGCCAGCTATTTGCTGGGGGATTCGATACTGCAATTCTCCTCCGTCATCGGCTGCTATCTGTTCGCCATGGGCATAGGCTCGTGGTTGTCAAAATATGTAAGAGACGAAGACGTTTTGAATCGCTTCATCGACGTGGAGCTGCTGGTCGCCCTCTTGGGCGGGGTCTCCGCCGCGGTGCTGTTCCTGGTCTTCTCATGGATGCCCGCCCCCTTTCGCGCGGCCCTGTATGTGGGCGTGTTCCTGATCGGCCTGATGGTCGGCATGGAAATCCCGCTGGTGATGCGGGTGTTCAACCAGCGCAAGACCGAATTCCGCGAAATCGTCAGCCGCGTGCTGACCTTCGACTACCTGGGCGCGCTGGCCGTGTCGCTGGTCTTTCCCCTGCTGCTCGCCCCCAAGCTGGGCCTGCTGCGCACCAGCTTCCTGTTCGGCATCCTGAACGCCAGCGTGGCGCTGTGGACCACTTGGCTGTTCCGCGCCGAGATCCCCCGCCCCGGCGAAAAAGCCATCCGTGCCAGCGTGGTGATCGGGTTCCTGGGCCTGGGCTTCATCTATTCCGGCACCATGACGGCCTGGGCCGAAAAAGGCCTGTACGGGGACGACGTGGTGCACGCGGAGACCACCCAATACCAGCGTCTGGTGGTCACGCGCTGGCACGACGACCTGCGCCTGTACATCAACGGCAACCTGCAATTCTCCTCGCGCGATGAGCACCGCTATCACGAGGCCCTGGTGCACCCCGGCCTGCAAGCCCTGCCGTGGGCCCGCAACGTGCTGGTGCTGGGCGGCGGCGACGGCCTGGCCGTGCGCGAAATCCTCAAATACAAGCACATCGAACACGTCACGCTGGTGGACCTGGACCCCGCCATGACCGGACTGTTCTCGCGTTCCGAGCCGCTGGTCAAGCTGAACCAGGGGTCGCTGAAGGATCCGCGGGTCACGGTCATCAACGACGATGCCGGCCGCTGGCTGGAAACCCATGCCGAGGTCTATGACTACATCGTGGTGGATTTTCCAGACCCGTCCAACTTCGGCCTGGGCCGCCTGTACTCGGTGCCGGTCTATCACCTGATGGCGCGCCACCTGGCCGAGAACGGCTATATGGTGGTGCAGTCCACCTCGCCCTACTTCGCGCCGCGCTCGTTCTGGAGCGTCGATGCCACCCTGAAGGAAGCCGGACTGAACACCTGGCCGTACCACACCTATGTGCCGTCCTTCGGCGACTGGGGTTTCATCCTGGCCAGCAAGCGCCGCGACTACGAGCCGCCCGCCACGATCACCGTGCCCACGCGCTATCTGGACCCGGTCACGACGCGCGAACTGTTCCACTTCCCCGCCGACATGCCCGCGCTGGCAATGCCGCCGAACCGCCTGAATGAACAGTCGCTCGTGCGCTACTTCGACGAGGACTGGCGCAAGGTCATCCGCTGA
- a CDS encoding DUF350 domain-containing protein — protein sequence MHPVVTYLIYMASALAMLGAFTLVYTAVTRYKEFELIREGNIAAVLSYGGALVGFSFTLCSSIAIHASYAMFLLWGLVAMLVQIVVYVGVSQAVRGMNEAIEENNIAMGGLIGSISVAAGIVNAASLT from the coding sequence ATGCATCCGGTGGTGACCTATCTGATCTATATGGCGTCGGCGCTCGCCATGCTGGGTGCCTTCACCCTGGTCTATACGGCCGTCACGCGCTACAAGGAATTCGAGCTGATCCGCGAAGGCAATATCGCCGCGGTGCTGTCGTATGGCGGCGCGCTGGTGGGTTTCAGCTTCACCTTGTGCTCCAGCATCGCGATCCACGCCAGCTATGCCATGTTCCTGCTCTGGGGCCTTGTGGCCATGCTGGTGCAGATTGTCGTTTATGTGGGCGTGTCCCAGGCCGTGCGCGGCATGAACGAAGCCATCGAAGAAAACAACATCGCCATGGGCGGACTGATCGGGTCGATTTCGGTCGCCGCCGGCATCGTCAACGCCGCCAGCCTGACCTGA
- a CDS encoding SPFH domain-containing protein → MSLGSFIRKQFIDILQWNEDRDGVLAWRHPMQDFEIQYGASLTVRESQMAVFVNEGKVADVFGPGMYKLTTQTLPILTYLKNWDKLFESPFKSDVIFFSTRLQLGRRWGTAQPVTLRDSEFGMVRLRAFGVYSYQISDPAKFYREISGTRDEYTVDDLETQLRNMVVAAMTTALGGSKVPFLDMAGNQGLMSQSIAEQLAPVFDRYGVKLDNFTVENVSLPEELQKALDTRISMGMAGDLGKFTQYQTATAIPMAAQNEGGIAGIGAGLAAGAALGQTMAAGLAGAQGQPPQPAAQQPAPQAPAAAGGDPAQRLQQLKDLLDKGLITAADYDSAKAEVLKKLTS, encoded by the coding sequence ATGAGTCTCGGTTCATTCATCCGCAAGCAGTTCATCGACATCCTGCAATGGAACGAGGACCGCGACGGCGTGCTCGCCTGGCGGCATCCCATGCAGGATTTCGAAATCCAGTACGGCGCCAGCCTGACCGTGCGCGAATCGCAGATGGCGGTGTTCGTCAACGAAGGCAAGGTGGCCGACGTGTTCGGCCCCGGCATGTACAAGCTGACCACGCAGACGCTACCGATCCTGACCTATCTGAAGAACTGGGACAAGCTGTTCGAGTCTCCCTTCAAGTCGGACGTGATCTTCTTCAGCACGCGCCTGCAACTGGGTCGGCGCTGGGGCACGGCCCAGCCGGTGACGCTGCGCGACAGCGAATTCGGCATGGTGCGGCTGCGCGCCTTCGGCGTGTATTCCTACCAGATCTCGGATCCCGCCAAGTTCTACCGCGAGATCAGCGGCACGCGCGACGAGTACACGGTCGACGACCTGGAAACGCAGCTGCGCAACATGGTGGTCGCGGCGATGACGACGGCGCTGGGCGGCTCCAAGGTGCCGTTCCTGGACATGGCCGGCAATCAGGGGCTGATGTCGCAAAGCATCGCCGAGCAGCTGGCCCCGGTGTTCGACCGCTACGGCGTCAAGCTGGACAACTTCACGGTCGAGAACGTTTCGCTGCCGGAAGAGCTGCAGAAGGCGCTGGATACGCGGATCTCCATGGGCATGGCCGGCGATCTGGGCAAGTTCACCCAGTACCAGACCGCCACCGCCATTCCGATGGCGGCGCAGAACGAGGGCGGCATCGCCGGCATCGGCGCGGGTCTCGCGGCCGGGGCGGCGCTGGGCCAGACCATGGCTGCGGGCTTGGCTGGCGCCCAGGGGCAGCCGCCGCAGCCGGCGGCGCAACAACCCGCTCCGCAGGCGCCTGCCGCCGCGGGCGGCGATCCGGCGCAGCGGCTGCAGCAGCTCAAGGATCTGCTGGACAAGGGCCTGATCACGGCCGCGGACTACGATTCGGCCAAGGCCGAAGTGCTGAAGAAACTCACCAGCTAA